In Nematostella vectensis chromosome 11, jaNemVect1.1, whole genome shotgun sequence, a genomic segment contains:
- the LOC116617789 gene encoding stimulated by retinoic acid gene 6 protein-like — MIEREYKMENGTMDSNVTNGGNTSYVGSCTPSEDYQLYNQISLGPAVLIILILVLLKRRTSRWLGCCDGRPGILPPMDSLGSEYNRFSYAMAYAAMAVAVTVLFFNKIEGKTGQVIHLTGPSWVKVFDGILTVILLGIIFLPIFFCLSTNARLLGAVVGLFYTAMRFTFLVVVALRCPLDQDSVFKAWPIFVDLPTLMAYLFLMGRFLMISVKEIRKFYKKLKTRSELLCGTKPEFKVNQLYIAHVKTLLEGKEKSNYGEKVKWYKKGRNFVYTPIPDFKYSMSILSTVIVGGIIIYEVVVIEIGEVSGYFIKLKESYVSNKKYSISKMGEENYNSKVRIYDILIATFIVSSIVAALYMYFQMYRMLLAHRQHVIKLMQGDRRFLPRKMPTPDILVGMSLRFCGYQIAYFLWGYLIMFAILVALVLFISLCVEIFPSLLDPAIINIMINILMGLVPTVALALFVWLFQKILAVFVFKDRSINSKVVNIDNRRCYLLLSFFFFFFNILVGLMSCVLRILKGMLLGIMFIGRIDRPLLMKGFTGMDTAYMAYLGFLHLQVAHKHPVILVYCYILWNEAYKRRLGRNEEKFSYLNGEERLTDPEKGHELPTYPRVSARALNKWFVAVTIIRNPSLILNRKGFLKNVILGLSRPEESCLDQARDPRNGGKIVDAWQNAVQSALEKNAGNESALAKHDGNNASVSEHKSTPSETVIRFV; from the exons ATGATAGAGCG AGAGTACAAAATGGAAAACGGTACCATGGATTCAAATGTAACTAACGGAGGAAACACGAG CTATGTTGGGTCTTGCACTCCCTCAGAAGACTACCAGCTTTATAACCAGATATCTCTTGGACCAGCG GTTTTGATTATACTGATATTAGTGCTATTGAAGAGGCGAACCTCCCGATGGCTAGGCTGTTGTGATGGTCGGCCTGGTATATTGCC ACCCATGGACAGCCTTGGGAGTGAATACAACAGGTTTTCCTATGCAATGGCATACGCAGCGATGGCCGTGGCTGTGACTGTTCtgttttttaacaaaatagaGGGGAAAACAGGGCAAGTCATCCACTTAACAGGCCCTTCATGGGTAAAAG TGTTCGATGGCATTTTGACTGTTATTTTGTTGGGTATCATTTTTCTaccgatttttttttgcctgtcTACAAATGCAAGGCTTCTTGGTGCAGTAGTGGGATTATTCTACACTGCTATGAG GTTTACCTTTCTAGTGGTTGTCGCTCTTCGCTGCCCCTTGGACCAAGATTCT GTGTTTAAAGCTTGGCCCATCTTTGTTGACCTGCCTACTTTGATGGCTTACTTATTCCTCATGGGTCGTTTTCTAATGATATCTGTGAAAGAAATCAGGAAGTTCTACAAGAAACTTAAAACTAGATCTGAACTACTTTGTGGG ACTAAACCAGAGTTTAAAGTGAATCAGTTATACATTGCTCATGTGAAGACTCTCCTTGAAGGAAAGGAAAAGTCAAA tTATGGTGAAAAAGTCAAGTGGTACAAGAAAGGACGCAATTTTGTATACACTCCAATCCCTG ATTTTAAGTACTCCATGTCAATTTTATCCACGGTCATTGTGGGTGGTATTATCATCTATGAG GTGGTGGTTATAGAAATTGGTGAAGTATCTGGATATTTTATCAAGTTAAAGGAAAGTTATGTCAGCAACAAGAAGTATTCTATTTCTAAGATGGGGGAAGAAAACTATAATTCCAAAGTTCGTATCTATGATATTCTCATCG CCACCTTCATCGTTTCCTCAATTGTCGCAGCCCTTTACATGTACTTCCAGATGTACCGGATGCTATTAGCACACAG ACAACATGTTATCAAGCTTATGCAAGGAGACAGACGATTCCTTCCCAGAAAAATGCCCACACCAGATATTCTAGTG GGCATGAGTCTGCGCTTCTGTGGATACCAGATTGCGTACTTTCTATGGG GCTACCTTATCATGTTTGCCATCCTGGTGGCTTTGGTGTTGTTCATATCACTGTGCGTTGAGATATTCCCGTCGCTGCTCGACCCTGCGatcatcaatatcatgatTAACATACTAATGGGCCTTGT GCCTACGGTCGCTTTGGCCTTGTTTGTGTGGCTTTTTCAGAAGATACTGGCGGTCTTCGTCTTCAAGGATCGGTCTATAAATAGCAAGGTCGTCAACATTGACAACAG GCGCTGTTACCTTCTGTTAtcgtttttcttcttcttcttcaacATCCTGGTGGGTCTTATGTCGTGCGTCCTGCGCATCCTCAAAGGCATGCTACTAGGAATCATGTTCATCGGGAGAATCGATCGCCCGCTCCTCATGAAGGGGTTCACGGGAATGGATACTG CATACATGGCATATCTTGGCTTTCTTCATCTCCAAGTCGCCCATAAACACCCTGTGATCCTCGTATACTGCTACATTCTCTGGAACGAGGCTTACAAGCGACGGCTCGGACGTAATGAAGAGAAGTTCT CATACCTTAATGGAGAAGAACGACTCACAGACCCCGAAAAGGGACACG AGCTGCCCACGTATCCGCGCGTGTCTGCGCGGGCGCTCAACAAGTGGTTCGTGGCGGTCACGATCATCAGGAATCCATCGCTTATTCTTAACCGGAAGGGCTTTCTCAAAAACGTCATCCTTGGACTATCACGCCCCGAGGAAAGCTGTTTAGACCAAGCTAGGGACCCCAGGAATGGCGGGAAGATCGTCGACGCGTGGCAAAACGCCGTCCAAAGTGCGCTTGAAAAGAATGCCGGGAATGAGTCTGCACTCGCTAAGCATGACGGGAATAATGCGTCTGTTTCCGAACACAAAAGTACTCCTTCTGAAACGGTTATACGTTTCGTATGA